A single genomic interval of Roseomonas gilardii subsp. gilardii harbors:
- a CDS encoding LacI family DNA-binding transcriptional regulator, with translation MARRRVQEQPRRAGAATSLDVARLAGVSQTTVSLVLNDASRKVGLSEATQQRVREAALQLGYTPNSVARNLRRRRTNTLTFICPDLSNPYFAEVIGAAQQAAQEKGYLLDILAAQDEAAKLRAVLRMRGGVSDGVITSAPTQAIWDELKSLSRQGIACVTLQDQGQDAAIPCVGVDLEAGGHMATRHLLDCGYRRIGHVSAHQSHPLRSRERVHGYRRALLEAGLEHRPGWEIEVPNSPEGGVEAVERLLALAPPRPEALFVFNDQMAIGVLHALRRHGLRVPEDMAVVGFDGIALTAFSSPTLTTVEHPRQELGRQAAISLIERLEGVERPEPHSLLPGRLLIRESCGGLKRAGLLEGAAA, from the coding sequence GTGGCCCGGAGGAGGGTGCAGGAACAGCCTCGGCGCGCCGGCGCCGCGACCAGCCTGGATGTGGCGCGTCTCGCCGGCGTGTCGCAGACGACCGTTTCCCTGGTGCTCAACGATGCCAGCCGGAAGGTTGGCCTGTCCGAGGCGACGCAGCAGCGCGTGCGGGAAGCGGCGCTGCAACTCGGCTATACGCCGAACTCCGTCGCCCGGAATTTGCGGCGGCGGCGCACCAACACCCTGACCTTCATCTGCCCCGACCTCAGCAACCCCTACTTCGCCGAGGTGATCGGTGCGGCGCAGCAGGCCGCGCAGGAAAAGGGCTATCTCCTGGACATCCTGGCCGCGCAGGACGAGGCTGCCAAGCTGCGGGCCGTCCTGCGCATGCGTGGCGGCGTCTCGGACGGCGTCATCACATCGGCGCCCACGCAGGCGATCTGGGACGAACTGAAATCCCTGTCGCGACAGGGGATTGCCTGCGTGACCTTGCAGGACCAGGGCCAGGACGCCGCCATTCCCTGCGTCGGGGTGGATCTCGAGGCCGGCGGACACATGGCGACCCGGCACCTCCTGGACTGCGGCTATCGGCGGATCGGCCATGTCTCCGCCCATCAGAGCCACCCCCTGCGGAGCCGGGAACGCGTGCACGGGTATCGGCGCGCCCTGCTTGAAGCCGGGCTGGAGCATCGTCCCGGCTGGGAGATCGAGGTCCCGAACAGCCCCGAAGGCGGGGTCGAGGCCGTGGAGCGCCTGCTGGCGTTGGCCCCGCCGAGGCCGGAGGCGCTTTTCGTCTTCAATGACCAGATGGCGATTGGCGTGCTGCACGCGCTGCGCCGGCATGGGCTCCGGGTGCCGGAGGACATGGCCGTGGTTGGCTTCGATGGCATCGCGCTGACGGCTTTCAGCAGCCCGACGCTGACCACGGTGGAACACCCGCGGCAGGAACTCGGCCGTCAGGCCGCCATCAGCCTCATCGAACGCCTGGAAGGGGTCGAGCGGCCGGAGCCGCACAGCCTTCTGCCGGGGCGGCTTCTGATACGCGAATCCTGCGGTGGCCTGAAGCGGGCCGGGCTCCTGGAGGGCGCGGCCGCCTAG
- a CDS encoding GntP family permease: MGLLGILLGLALLMGLAFRGWSVLLLAPAAALVAAGFAGEPLLANWTQTFMGGAAGFIAQFFPLFLLGGVFGKLMDDSGSVTAIAHGMTARLGKKRAILSVMLAGALVTYGGVSLFVAFFVLAPMAHAMFRAADIPHRLMPGTIMLGASTFTMSALPGTPAIQNAIPMPFFGTSPWAAPGLGVIAALVMAALGLWWLDYREKQARKAGEGYSLSGPGGPEATERVLDDSVLREHGAISGEFDPAEMRHGEHGRSEPGFWTALAPIGVVLVVNLLMTAIVLPRMDTDFLSDPRWGGTAIEAVAGVWSVVVALFAACVAVVLLNRANLPSLRATLDAGANSAVLPVLGVGSLVGFGAVVASMPAFEMVRDQVLGIGGGPLVSLAVATNVLAALTGSASGGLTIALDTLGPTYLRIAAEQGIDPGLLHRVAVIGAGTLDALPHNGAVVTLLAVCGTSHRSSYLDIFMSSVVSALVALVVVILLGSLIGSF, from the coding sequence ATGGGTCTGCTCGGAATCCTTCTGGGACTGGCCCTTCTCATGGGGCTGGCCTTCCGGGGCTGGAGCGTGCTGCTCCTCGCGCCCGCCGCGGCGCTCGTGGCGGCGGGCTTCGCGGGCGAACCGCTGCTCGCCAACTGGACCCAGACCTTCATGGGCGGCGCGGCTGGCTTCATCGCTCAGTTCTTCCCGCTCTTCCTGCTGGGTGGCGTCTTCGGCAAGCTGATGGACGACAGCGGATCGGTCACCGCTATCGCCCATGGTATGACGGCCCGTCTCGGCAAGAAGCGGGCCATCCTGTCCGTGATGCTGGCAGGCGCCCTCGTCACCTATGGCGGCGTCAGCCTCTTCGTGGCCTTCTTCGTGCTCGCCCCGATGGCGCATGCGATGTTCCGGGCCGCGGATATCCCGCACCGTCTCATGCCCGGGACGATCATGCTCGGCGCCTCGACCTTCACCATGTCGGCGCTTCCGGGCACGCCCGCCATCCAGAACGCCATTCCGATGCCCTTCTTCGGCACCTCGCCCTGGGCGGCGCCCGGGCTCGGCGTCATCGCCGCGCTCGTCATGGCGGCCCTTGGCCTCTGGTGGCTGGATTATCGCGAGAAGCAGGCGCGCAAGGCCGGGGAAGGCTACAGCCTGTCCGGCCCGGGCGGTCCGGAGGCCACGGAGCGCGTCCTCGACGATTCCGTGCTCCGCGAGCATGGCGCGATCTCCGGAGAGTTCGATCCGGCCGAAATGCGCCATGGCGAGCACGGCCGGAGCGAGCCTGGCTTCTGGACCGCTCTGGCACCGATCGGTGTGGTGCTGGTGGTCAACCTGCTGATGACGGCGATCGTCCTGCCCCGCATGGATACGGACTTCCTGTCGGACCCGCGCTGGGGCGGCACCGCGATCGAGGCGGTCGCGGGCGTCTGGTCGGTGGTCGTGGCACTGTTCGCGGCCTGCGTGGCGGTGGTGCTGCTGAACCGGGCCAACCTGCCTTCCTTGCGCGCGACGCTGGATGCGGGTGCCAACTCCGCCGTCTTGCCGGTTCTCGGCGTCGGCAGCCTGGTCGGCTTCGGTGCCGTGGTGGCCTCCATGCCGGCCTTCGAGATGGTGCGCGATCAGGTTCTCGGCATCGGTGGCGGGCCACTGGTTTCCCTGGCCGTGGCGACGAACGTTCTGGCGGCACTGACCGGATCGGCCTCGGGCGGATTGACCATCGCTCTCGACACGCTGGGCCCGACCTATCTCCGCATCGCGGCGGAGCAGGGGATCGATCCCGGCCTGCTGCATCGCGTCGCGGTGATCGGTGCCGGCACACTGGATGCCTTGCCCCATAACGGGGCGGTGGTGACGCTCCTCGCGGTTTGCGGCACCAGTCACCGGAGCAGCTATCTGGATATCTTCATGTCCAGCGTTGTCAGCGCCCTGGTGGCGCTGGTGGTCGTGATCCTGCTGGGGAGCCTGATCGGCTCCTTCTGA
- a CDS encoding patatin-like phospholipase family protein, with product MSETSNKPDPSKEEPASQPRNTAPKAGPRDPVAIDLGLQGGGSHGAFTWGVLDRLLEESWLEIDAISGTSAGAMNATALVAGYHQGGRDGAKAALERFWGAVARAALLSPLKRGPLDILLGRWTLDSSPAFLAMDMMARLVSPYDIHLTGSNPLSAVLADTIDFDRLAHAKQRLYVTATNVRTGRGRVFRNAEVTPEALMASACLPTLFRAVEIDGEAYWDGGYAGNPTITPLVRDGGSADDLLLVAINPVERPGVPRSAIDIQNRLNEISFNATIIKELRMIALLRQVVAESPEKLDSSKVEGARWASLRVHLLSSPVMIDLGYSSKLNAEWEFITFLRDEGRRTADRFLAESGDNIGRRSSADLNKLLEGV from the coding sequence ATGAGCGAGACATCCAACAAGCCGGACCCTTCGAAGGAAGAGCCGGCCTCGCAGCCCAGGAATACCGCCCCGAAGGCCGGCCCGCGCGATCCTGTCGCCATCGATCTCGGCCTGCAGGGCGGCGGGTCGCACGGGGCCTTCACCTGGGGCGTGCTGGACCGGCTGCTGGAGGAATCCTGGCTGGAGATCGACGCGATCAGTGGCACCTCCGCCGGGGCCATGAACGCCACCGCCCTGGTGGCGGGCTATCATCAGGGCGGGCGCGACGGCGCGAAGGCCGCGCTGGAGCGTTTCTGGGGCGCCGTGGCACGCGCGGCCCTGCTGAGCCCCCTCAAGCGCGGCCCGCTCGACATCCTGCTGGGCCGCTGGACGCTGGACAGCTCGCCGGCCTTCCTGGCGATGGACATGATGGCCCGCCTGGTCTCGCCCTATGACATCCACCTGACCGGCAGCAATCCTCTGAGCGCGGTCCTGGCCGATACCATCGACTTCGACCGCCTGGCCCATGCGAAGCAGCGTCTCTACGTCACCGCGACCAATGTGCGCACGGGCCGGGGCCGCGTCTTCCGCAATGCCGAGGTCACGCCGGAGGCCCTGATGGCCTCGGCCTGCCTGCCCACGCTCTTCCGGGCCGTGGAGATCGACGGCGAAGCCTATTGGGATGGCGGCTATGCCGGCAATCCGACCATCACGCCACTCGTGCGCGATGGTGGTTCGGCCGACGATCTCCTGCTCGTGGCCATCAACCCGGTGGAACGGCCCGGCGTGCCCCGCTCCGCGATCGACATCCAGAACCGGCTGAACGAGATCTCCTTCAACGCCACGATCATCAAGGAGCTCCGCATGATCGCCCTGCTGCGGCAGGTCGTCGCGGAGAGCCCGGAGAAACTGGACAGCAGCAAGGTGGAAGGGGCTCGCTGGGCCAGCCTGCGCGTCCATCTCCTCTCCAGCCCCGTGATGATCGACCTCGGCTATTCCTCCAAGCTGAACGCGGAGTGGGAGTTCATCACCTTCCTGCGCGACGAAGGAAGGCGGACGGCGGACCGTTTCCTCGCCGAGAGCGGCGACAATATCGGCCGCCGCTCCTCCGCCGACCTGAACAAGCTGCTGGAAGGCGTCTGA
- a CDS encoding efflux RND transporter permease subunit, with protein sequence MKPFNLSEWALNNRSIVVYLMIVAVLAGTLSFLRLGRAEDPVFTIRTMIVQANWPGASMEDTLNQVTERLERQLQETPNLNRLRSFTQPGQSLIYVDLLGSTPDAKVADTWYQVRKNIGDIRHTLPPGTQGPFFNDDFGDTFGIVYGFTADGFTHRELRDRVEHMRSELLKVPDVSKIDLIGAQDERVFIEFSMEKLAGLGIDRNALIAALQAQNLISPAGTIEGGQERLLLRVSGSFESEDDIRAMNFALGNRILRLSDVADVYRGYADPPQPMFRVNGQKAIGLGISMRDGGDVLRLGHNIDAAVRRVMADMPVGIEVHSVAEQPRTVELAIADFMGSLWQAIAIILVASFVSLGVRPGAIVALAIPLTLAIVFPIMQVVGIDLQRISLGALIIALALMVDDAMTTVDAMMNRLAAGDSKEAAGTYAFRALAFSMLTGTLVTIAGFVPVGFARSSAGEYTFSIFAVVTIALLVSWLVAVIFAPLLGVLILRPPKPGTSNEPGRLVRIYRSFLGTAIRWRWVTIAATVGLFALSVLGMRLVSQQFFPSSDRYELMVDLTLPQNASIHATDATAARLEAILAQDPDVERWSTNVGRGAIRFYLPLDVQPPNSFFAQLVVITKGLQSRDRLESRLEKVLAEQFPDVVGRVYPLELGPPVGWPIQYRISGPDLDKVRDLAMDLAKVVAAHPSTRGTSFDWMEPARQLRIRVDQDEARRLGLSSAAVASALNAAISGTTVTQMRDDIYLINVVVRAVEAERMSVEALRTLQIPIPGGRTVSLSQFATFDYDQEYPIITRRNRIPTLTVQAYLPRGVLPNDVVDDLAPGIAAVAAKLPAGYRIETGGIVEESADSLASVKAVVPMMLFIMLTVLIFHLRSFSRLFIVLSVVPLGLIGVVAALLLSNSPLGFVAILGVLSLMGMIAKNAVILVTQIEAERTAGRSVTEAALEASTSRFRPIMLTAISTVLGMIPITPTVFWGPMAFAIMGGLLGATILTLIFLPVLYVTCLERRPTARAG encoded by the coding sequence GTGAAGCCGTTCAACCTCTCCGAATGGGCGCTGAACAACCGCTCCATCGTCGTCTACCTGATGATCGTGGCGGTGCTGGCCGGCACCCTGTCCTTCCTGCGCCTGGGCCGGGCCGAAGACCCCGTCTTCACGATCCGCACCATGATCGTGCAGGCCAACTGGCCCGGTGCCTCCATGGAAGACACGCTGAATCAGGTCACCGAGCGGCTGGAGCGCCAGCTGCAGGAGACGCCCAACCTGAACCGGTTGCGCAGCTTCACCCAGCCCGGCCAGAGCCTGATCTATGTGGACCTGTTGGGAAGCACGCCGGACGCCAAGGTCGCGGACACATGGTATCAGGTCCGCAAGAATATCGGGGATATCCGCCACACCCTGCCGCCTGGTACCCAGGGCCCGTTCTTCAACGACGATTTCGGCGATACCTTCGGGATCGTCTATGGCTTCACGGCGGACGGCTTCACCCATCGCGAACTGCGCGACCGGGTGGAACACATGCGCTCGGAACTGCTGAAAGTCCCCGATGTCTCCAAGATCGACCTCATCGGTGCGCAGGATGAGCGGGTCTTCATCGAATTCTCGATGGAGAAGTTGGCGGGGCTGGGCATCGACCGGAACGCGCTGATCGCCGCGTTGCAGGCCCAGAACCTGATCTCGCCGGCCGGCACGATCGAGGGCGGGCAGGAGCGGCTGCTTCTGCGCGTCTCCGGCTCCTTCGAATCCGAGGACGACATCCGGGCGATGAACTTCGCCCTGGGCAACCGGATCCTGCGCCTGAGCGATGTCGCGGACGTCTATCGCGGCTATGCCGACCCGCCCCAGCCGATGTTCCGCGTGAACGGGCAGAAGGCGATCGGCCTTGGCATCTCCATGCGCGACGGCGGCGATGTGCTGCGGCTCGGACATAACATCGATGCGGCGGTCCGCCGTGTCATGGCGGACATGCCGGTGGGGATCGAGGTCCATTCGGTGGCCGAGCAGCCGCGCACGGTCGAACTGGCCATCGCCGATTTCATGGGCTCCCTCTGGCAGGCGATCGCCATCATCCTGGTGGCGAGCTTCGTCAGCCTCGGGGTGCGGCCCGGTGCCATCGTCGCCCTGGCCATCCCTCTGACACTGGCCATCGTCTTTCCCATCATGCAGGTCGTCGGCATCGACCTGCAGCGCATCTCGCTGGGTGCGCTGATCATCGCCCTCGCGCTCATGGTGGACGACGCCATGACCACCGTGGACGCCATGATGAACCGGCTGGCGGCCGGCGACAGCAAGGAGGCCGCCGGCACCTATGCCTTCCGCGCCCTGGCATTCTCGATGCTGACGGGCACGCTGGTGACCATTGCAGGCTTCGTGCCGGTCGGCTTCGCCCGCAGCTCGGCGGGCGAATACACCTTCTCCATCTTCGCGGTCGTGACCATCGCCCTGCTGGTGTCCTGGCTGGTGGCGGTGATCTTCGCGCCCCTGCTCGGCGTGCTGATCCTGCGGCCGCCCAAGCCCGGCACGTCCAACGAACCAGGGCGTCTGGTGCGGATCTACCGCTCCTTCCTCGGCACGGCGATCCGCTGGCGATGGGTGACCATCGCCGCGACGGTGGGGCTCTTCGCCCTGTCTGTCCTCGGCATGCGGCTCGTCAGCCAGCAGTTCTTCCCGTCCTCGGACCGCTACGAGCTGATGGTGGACCTGACCCTGCCGCAGAACGCCTCGATCCATGCGACCGATGCGACGGCGGCGCGCCTGGAGGCGATCCTGGCCCAGGACCCGGACGTCGAGCGCTGGAGCACCAATGTGGGCCGGGGCGCCATCCGCTTCTACCTGCCCCTGGATGTGCAGCCGCCCAACAGCTTCTTCGCCCAGCTCGTGGTGATCACCAAGGGGCTGCAATCCCGCGACCGGCTGGAGAGCCGGCTGGAGAAGGTGCTGGCGGAGCAGTTCCCCGACGTGGTCGGCCGTGTCTATCCGCTGGAACTGGGCCCTCCGGTCGGCTGGCCCATCCAGTACCGCATCTCCGGCCCCGACCTGGACAAGGTGCGCGATCTGGCGATGGACCTGGCCAAGGTGGTGGCCGCGCATCCCTCCACGCGCGGCACCAGCTTCGACTGGATGGAGCCCGCCCGGCAGCTCCGTATCCGGGTGGACCAGGACGAGGCCCGGCGCCTAGGGCTGAGTTCGGCGGCGGTGGCCAGCGCCCTGAACGCGGCGATCTCCGGCACCACCGTGACGCAGATGCGTGACGACATCTACCTGATCAACGTGGTGGTGCGGGCGGTGGAGGCCGAGCGCATGTCGGTCGAGGCCCTGCGGACGTTGCAGATCCCGATCCCCGGCGGCCGGACTGTTTCGCTGAGCCAGTTCGCCACTTTCGACTACGATCAGGAATATCCGATCATCACGCGCCGGAACCGCATCCCGACGCTGACGGTCCAGGCCTATCTGCCGCGCGGCGTGCTGCCCAACGACGTGGTGGACGACCTGGCGCCGGGCATCGCCGCGGTGGCGGCGAAGCTGCCCGCCGGCTACCGGATCGAGACAGGCGGCATCGTCGAGGAGAGTGCCGACTCCCTGGCATCGGTGAAGGCGGTCGTGCCCATGATGCTGTTCATCATGCTCACCGTGCTGATCTTCCATCTGAGGAGTTTCTCGCGGCTCTTCATCGTCCTGAGCGTGGTCCCCCTGGGCCTGATCGGTGTGGTCGCGGCCCTGCTGCTGTCCAACAGCCCGCTCGGCTTCGTGGCCATCCTGGGCGTGCTGTCGCTGATGGGCATGATCGCCAAGAACGCGGTGATCCTGGTCACGCAGATCGAGGCCGAGCGCACCGCGGGACGCAGCGTCACCGAGGCGGCGCTGGAGGCCAGCACCTCACGCTTCCGGCCGATCATGCTGACCGCCATCTCGACGGTGCTCGGCATGATCCCGATCACGCCCACGGTCTTCTGGGGGCCGATGGCCTTCGCCATCATGGGCGGCCTCCTCGGTGCCACGATCCTCACACTGATCTTCCTGCCGGTGCTTTACGTGACCTGCCTCGAAAGACGGCCCACCGCGCGGGCGGGCTGA
- a CDS encoding efflux RND transporter periplasmic adaptor subunit — MPQAPGPATMARLLRQGMALAGLLTLFACGPAEPPAPEPPRPVRATNAMLQPGGETVTLTGQVEAAEEVGLAFRIGGRMIERNVNIGDRVHAGQVIARLEDSTPRDNLRAARAATAAARAQLVQARNHYDRQNQLLRSGFTTRANYDDAVRRLQAAQSHLDASLAQENIAETTLAYTDLVADSNGVVTARGAEPGEVVAAGQRIVTLARDGGRDAVFDVPARLMEQAEPDPLVTVSLSSNPSVRASGRVREISPQADPVTRTFRVRVGLIDPPEAMRLGSTVNGSIQIGGVSGIEVPASALARADQGPAVWVVNKADSTVSLRPVEVARYDAARVIISSGLQEGDMVVTAGVQTLRPGQKVRVLDAGQPASQGTGGDSAR; from the coding sequence ATGCCGCAAGCACCCGGACCCGCCACCATGGCAAGGCTGCTGCGGCAGGGCATGGCGCTGGCCGGCCTCCTGACCCTCTTTGCCTGCGGCCCGGCGGAGCCGCCGGCGCCGGAGCCGCCTCGCCCGGTCCGCGCCACCAACGCGATGTTGCAGCCGGGTGGCGAGACCGTGACGCTGACCGGGCAGGTGGAGGCAGCCGAGGAAGTCGGTCTTGCCTTCCGTATCGGCGGACGGATGATCGAGCGCAACGTGAATATCGGCGATCGGGTCCACGCCGGCCAGGTCATCGCACGGCTGGAGGACAGCACGCCGCGGGACAATCTGCGGGCGGCCCGGGCGGCCACCGCGGCGGCACGGGCGCAACTGGTTCAGGCACGCAACCACTACGACCGGCAGAACCAGCTCTTGCGCAGCGGCTTCACCACCCGCGCGAATTACGACGATGCGGTCCGGCGTTTGCAGGCCGCTCAGTCCCATCTGGATGCCAGCCTGGCGCAGGAGAATATTGCCGAGACGACACTCGCCTATACCGATCTGGTGGCGGACTCCAACGGCGTCGTCACGGCCCGGGGAGCCGAGCCGGGCGAGGTGGTGGCGGCGGGGCAGCGCATCGTGACCCTGGCCCGTGACGGCGGGCGCGACGCGGTGTTCGACGTGCCTGCCAGGCTGATGGAACAGGCGGAACCCGACCCCCTGGTCACGGTGTCGCTGAGCAGCAACCCGTCGGTCAGGGCGAGTGGAAGGGTGCGGGAGATCTCGCCGCAGGCCGATCCGGTCACGCGGACCTTCCGGGTGCGGGTCGGGCTGATCGACCCGCCGGAGGCCATGCGGCTGGGCTCGACCGTCAACGGCAGCATACAGATCGGCGGCGTGAGCGGCATCGAGGTTCCGGCCTCCGCCCTGGCCCGCGCCGATCAGGGGCCGGCGGTCTGGGTGGTGAACAAGGCGGATTCCACCGTGTCGTTGCGGCCGGTCGAGGTGGCGCGCTACGACGCCGCGCGCGTCATCATTTCCAGCGGCTTGCAGGAGGGCGACATGGTGGTGACGGCGGGGGTGCAGACCCTCCGGCCGGGCCAGAAGGTCCGGGTCCTCGATGCCGGGCAACCCGCCTCCCAGGGCACGGGCGGGGACAGCGCGCGGTGA